One Undibacter mobilis genomic region harbors:
- a CDS encoding organic hydroperoxide resistance protein yields MTPDTILYETEVTATGGRNGKAASNDGLLAVSLSPPKALGGPGGDGTNPEQLFAAGYAACFLGAVKLVARQKKVPLSDDAAITAKVGMGPVAVGYALTVELKASLPGIDKALAEEIVHGAHERCPYSNATRGNVPVVLTVV; encoded by the coding sequence ATGACACCCGACACGATCCTGTACGAGACCGAGGTCACGGCCACCGGTGGCCGCAACGGCAAAGCTGCCAGCAATGATGGCTTGCTTGCCGTGTCATTATCTCCTCCGAAAGCCCTTGGCGGTCCCGGCGGCGACGGCACCAATCCCGAGCAGCTTTTTGCTGCCGGCTACGCCGCTTGTTTCTTGGGCGCCGTCAAACTCGTTGCCCGCCAGAAGAAGGTCCCCTTGTCCGACGATGCGGCTATCACCGCAAAGGTGGGAATGGGGCCCGTCGCGGTCGGCTATGCCTTGACGGTCGAACTTAAGGCGTCCCTGCCCGGTATCGACAAGGCGCTGGCCGAGGAGATCGTCCACGGCGCGCACGAGCGCTGCCCCTACTCCAATGCGACGCGCGGCAATGTGCCGGTCGTCCTGACCGTCGTTTAA
- a CDS encoding thiolase family protein: MQASKRRPYDKVVLTAPVTIPYTRYSVESAQWWVGRALKGLVDAAGIKVSDIDGLCVSSFTLGTDTAIAMTQHFGLCVRWLEHIPLGGASAVAALRHAARAVEAGDADVVACVAGDTNHVDSFRRTLEHFSRFSQDAAYPYGAGGANASFALIAQNYMRTYGVTREDLGKIAVSQRANALRNPHALMKAPLTLEQYLGARPISDPIHLFDCVMPCAGAEAFLVMREDTAKSLGLASARLLGTIERHNAFSKDPVQVRGGWAMDIGDLYGMAGVKPDDIDVLETYDDYPFIVMMQFEDLGFCKKGEGAEFVRNHDLTINGDFPQNTSGGQLSVGQAGAGGAYLGMVEALRQVLGTAGPTQVKNARVALASGFGMINYDRGLSSGAAIIAGASS, from the coding sequence ATGCAAGCATCCAAACGGCGGCCCTATGATAAGGTCGTCCTGACGGCTCCGGTCACCATTCCCTATACGCGCTATTCGGTCGAAAGCGCGCAGTGGTGGGTCGGCCGTGCTCTCAAAGGCCTGGTCGACGCGGCCGGTATCAAAGTCAGCGATATCGACGGCTTGTGCGTTTCCAGCTTCACGCTGGGCACCGATACGGCGATCGCCATGACCCAGCATTTCGGACTATGCGTGCGCTGGCTCGAGCATATCCCGCTCGGCGGCGCGAGTGCCGTCGCCGCTTTGCGCCATGCGGCGCGGGCGGTGGAGGCAGGGGATGCCGATGTTGTTGCCTGTGTTGCCGGCGACACCAATCACGTCGACTCGTTCCGGCGGACGCTGGAGCACTTTTCGCGGTTTTCGCAGGACGCCGCCTATCCTTATGGCGCGGGCGGCGCCAATGCGAGCTTCGCCCTGATCGCCCAGAATTATATGCGTACATACGGCGTGACCCGCGAGGATCTCGGCAAGATCGCAGTTTCCCAGCGCGCCAACGCGTTGCGCAATCCGCACGCCCTGATGAAAGCGCCGCTAACGCTCGAACAATACCTCGGAGCACGGCCGATCTCAGACCCTATCCACCTGTTTGACTGTGTCATGCCCTGCGCCGGCGCCGAAGCTTTCCTTGTCATGCGCGAGGACACCGCCAAATCGCTCGGTCTCGCCAGTGCGCGCCTGCTTGGCACCATTGAACGGCACAACGCCTTCTCGAAAGATCCGGTTCAGGTCCGCGGCGGCTGGGCCATGGACATCGGCGACCTTTACGGGATGGCCGGCGTCAAGCCGGATGACATCGACGTTCTGGAAACCTATGACGACTATCCGTTCATCGTGATGATGCAGTTTGAAGACTTGGGCTTCTGCAAAAAAGGTGAAGGCGCCGAATTCGTGCGCAACCACGATCTCACCATCAATGGCGATTTTCCGCAAAATACTTCTGGCGGGCAGCTCTCCGTCGGCCAGGCCGGCGCTGGCGGTGCCTATCTCGGCATGGTCGAGGCGCTGCGCCAGGTCTTGGGCACCGCAGGTCCGACGCAGGTCAAGAATGCCCGCGTCGCGCTGGCTTCCGGCTTCGGCATGATCAATTATGATCGCGGGCTGTCGTCAGGTGCGGCCATCATCGCCGGGGCGTCGTCATGA
- a CDS encoding SDR family NAD(P)-dependent oxidoreductase has product MTEPLIRPKRKDPLKRSRQPTLPPGWRSRTAHVLTRVAAEGRFALQFCPACDEYCYPSREACPHCLGTDLIMKDAPRDGVVLSETTVRVPSDVYFRERAPWRIGLVELSCGPVLVSHLHGDCKAGDTIRMSFQIDKAGQAVAFARPKAETPFMSDDKQWREMTADPKFRRVLITNGRTPVGQEMALALKAAGASILFVGIAEPWKPFPGEDTLRGIEGVDIVPLDVSDEKSVFDLAADIGGKVDILINTNEHIRAGGLFDRTGTTTSHVEIGQVYMGLVHLAQAFGPAMRSRGADGTNSAAAWVNILSAYALTNWPKFGQYSAVQAACLSLSQCLRAELRPGGVRVMNAFSGPLDTEWFQTLPPPKVAPRALAAAVVRGLKEGIEDVFVGEVAEDIRKRFAANPKALERELGE; this is encoded by the coding sequence ATGACCGAGCCGTTGATCCGACCCAAACGCAAAGATCCCCTCAAGCGCTCGCGGCAGCCGACGCTGCCGCCGGGCTGGCGCAGCCGCACCGCGCATGTACTGACGCGTGTCGCCGCCGAAGGACGTTTCGCGCTGCAATTCTGTCCCGCCTGCGACGAATATTGCTACCCCTCGCGCGAGGCCTGTCCGCATTGCCTCGGAACCGACCTCATCATGAAGGATGCCCCGCGCGACGGTGTCGTTCTGTCGGAGACGACGGTGCGGGTGCCGAGCGACGTTTATTTTCGCGAACGGGCACCCTGGCGCATCGGCCTTGTCGAGTTGTCCTGCGGACCCGTTCTGGTGTCCCACCTGCACGGCGACTGCAAGGCAGGCGATACCATCCGCATGAGTTTCCAAATCGACAAAGCCGGCCAGGCGGTTGCCTTCGCGCGGCCGAAAGCGGAGACACCGTTCATGAGCGACGACAAACAATGGCGCGAGATGACGGCCGATCCGAAATTCCGCCGTGTATTGATCACCAATGGCCGCACGCCGGTCGGACAGGAAATGGCCTTGGCCCTGAAGGCCGCCGGCGCCTCAATTCTTTTCGTCGGCATTGCCGAGCCCTGGAAGCCGTTTCCGGGCGAAGACACGCTGCGTGGCATTGAAGGCGTCGACATCGTGCCGCTTGACGTGTCGGACGAGAAATCGGTTTTCGATCTCGCCGCCGATATTGGCGGCAAAGTGGACATCCTCATCAACACCAATGAGCACATCCGTGCCGGCGGGCTGTTCGATCGCACGGGCACGACCACTTCGCATGTCGAAATTGGTCAGGTCTACATGGGCCTCGTCCATCTTGCGCAAGCCTTTGGGCCGGCCATGCGATCGCGCGGCGCCGACGGAACGAACAGCGCTGCGGCCTGGGTCAATATCCTGTCCGCCTACGCGCTGACGAACTGGCCGAAATTCGGCCAGTATTCGGCGGTGCAGGCAGCATGCCTGTCGCTGTCGCAGTGCCTGCGAGCGGAGCTGCGACCTGGCGGGGTGCGCGTGATGAATGCTTTCAGCGGGCCGCTCGACACTGAATGGTTTCAGACACTGCCGCCGCCGAAAGTCGCCCCGCGCGCTTTGGCGGCCGCTGTGGTGCGCGGACTGAAAGAAGGAATCGAAGACGTTTTCGTCGGCGAAGTCGCGGAAGATATCCGCAAGCGCTTCGCCGCCAATCCGAAGGCGCTTGAGCGCGAACTCGGCGAATAG
- a CDS encoding cyclase family protein yields the protein MKNASLADFASALASGAVKIVDLTFTLSPEFPMIVLPPEFGQAMPMRIQQISRYNDAGPGWYWNNITLCEHTGTHFDAPIHWYTGKDLPNNALDALPAADMIAPVCVIDCSAEAAADDDFLLTVPAVEAWEARHGRIPERNWVLLRTDWSKKDMRAYANLKDDGAHTPGPDAEVMRWLVHERGIIGFGTETIGTDAGQGVHLDPPMPAHHFLHGGGRYGLQCLCNLDQLPPTGAMLVTAPLKIENGSGSPLRVLALVANGA from the coding sequence ATGAAGAATGCCTCTCTTGCGGATTTCGCATCGGCGCTCGCCTCAGGCGCAGTGAAGATCGTCGATCTCACGTTTACGCTCAGCCCCGAATTCCCGATGATCGTGCTGCCGCCGGAATTCGGCCAGGCCATGCCGATGCGCATTCAGCAAATCTCGCGTTACAATGATGCCGGGCCGGGCTGGTACTGGAACAACATCACACTGTGCGAACATACCGGCACGCACTTCGATGCGCCGATCCACTGGTACACTGGCAAGGATTTGCCGAACAATGCGCTCGACGCGCTGCCGGCGGCGGACATGATTGCGCCGGTCTGCGTCATCGATTGTTCGGCGGAAGCCGCCGCGGACGACGACTTCCTTCTTACCGTTCCGGCGGTCGAAGCGTGGGAAGCCCGCCATGGCCGCATTCCCGAGCGCAACTGGGTCCTGCTGCGTACCGACTGGTCCAAGAAGGACATGCGCGCCTATGCGAACCTGAAGGACGATGGCGCCCACACGCCGGGACCGGATGCCGAGGTCATGCGCTGGCTCGTGCATGAACGCGGCATTATCGGTTTCGGTACCGAAACGATCGGCACCGACGCCGGCCAGGGCGTGCATCTCGACCCGCCAATGCCTGCGCACCATTTCCTGCACGGCGGCGGGCGTTACGGCCTGCAATGCCTGTGCAACCTCGATCAGCTTCCGCCAACCGGCGCAATGCTCGTCACCGCACCGCTCAAGATCGAAAACGGTTCAGGTAGCCCGCTCCGCGTCCTGGCTTTGGTCGCCAACGGCGCCTAG
- a CDS encoding AMP-binding protein has translation MGRIEVLGRYQSPFDVFSAAVARRSASPFLLAPSSAELAYARDGFRFAYGEAERAVSTLRADFAAAGYGRGARVALLLDNRPEFFFHWLSLNALGVSIVPINPDLQPDELSYQLEKSKADLLVATRDRMPLARRADLGRARLIEVGEPIPACASPVTAQAGAADHECALLFTSGSTAKPKACILSNRYFLGIADWYVNQGGAAAVREEGEINLTPLPMFHMNALGCSVVGMMALGGAVVPLDRFSANRWWASVADSGATIVHCLGVIPAILLQLPVSEAERRHSARFAFAPAVDVRHRAIFEERYGIPIVDAWAMTETGGAAATTTAKEPRGFPSRCIGRPADNMVFRLADDEGRDVAAGQPGELLVRSKGPDPRLGFFSGYLDDPVNTEDAWKDGWFHTGDYVYVGPDGLLYFFDRKKSIVRRSGENIAVLEVESTLQKLDGVEATAVTPVPDDLRGEEVFAFVVKSPGTAADDRTFAEAIVRGAAETLAYHKVPAYVSFIDALPLSPTRKIARGEVKVQAVHALEGNTAFDFRDLKAQLRKKPKAAGPA, from the coding sequence ATGGGGCGAATCGAAGTCTTGGGGCGATACCAGTCGCCGTTCGACGTGTTCTCGGCGGCGGTCGCGCGACGTTCGGCGTCGCCATTTCTGCTGGCGCCGTCGAGCGCGGAACTGGCTTACGCCCGCGATGGATTTCGCTTCGCCTACGGTGAGGCTGAGCGGGCGGTATCAACGTTGAGAGCCGATTTCGCGGCGGCGGGCTATGGGCGCGGCGCGCGTGTCGCGTTGCTGCTCGACAATCGGCCGGAGTTTTTCTTCCATTGGCTTTCGCTTAACGCGCTCGGCGTCTCGATCGTGCCGATCAATCCGGATCTGCAGCCCGACGAGTTGTCTTATCAGCTCGAAAAGTCGAAGGCCGATCTGCTGGTCGCGACCAGGGACCGGATGCCGCTGGCGCGGCGGGCTGACCTCGGGCGGGCACGGCTGATTGAGGTCGGCGAGCCGATTCCGGCTTGCGCCAGCCCTGTCACCGCACAGGCCGGGGCGGCCGATCACGAATGCGCGCTCCTGTTCACGTCCGGCAGCACGGCCAAGCCGAAGGCTTGCATCCTGTCGAACCGCTATTTCCTCGGCATTGCCGACTGGTACGTCAACCAGGGCGGTGCGGCGGCGGTGCGGGAGGAGGGCGAGATCAATCTGACGCCATTGCCGATGTTCCACATGAACGCGCTCGGATGCAGCGTAGTCGGCATGATGGCGCTCGGCGGCGCGGTCGTGCCGCTCGATCGTTTTAGTGCCAATCGCTGGTGGGCAAGCGTTGCCGACAGCGGCGCGACTATCGTTCACTGCCTGGGCGTCATTCCGGCGATACTGCTGCAACTGCCGGTCAGCGAAGCTGAGCGGCGGCACAGCGCTCGCTTTGCTTTCGCGCCGGCAGTGGATGTGCGTCACCGCGCCATATTCGAAGAACGCTACGGCATTCCAATCGTCGACGCCTGGGCGATGACGGAGACCGGTGGCGCCGCGGCCACGACGACGGCGAAGGAGCCGCGCGGCTTTCCGTCGCGCTGCATCGGCCGTCCTGCGGATAATATGGTATTCCGTTTGGCCGATGACGAAGGACGCGATGTGGCGGCCGGGCAGCCGGGCGAACTTCTCGTGCGATCGAAAGGTCCCGATCCGCGCCTCGGTTTTTTCAGCGGTTATCTCGACGACCCGGTGAATACCGAGGACGCCTGGAAAGACGGCTGGTTTCATACCGGCGATTACGTCTATGTCGGACCCGACGGACTTCTGTATTTCTTCGATCGCAAGAAGAGCATCGTCCGGCGCAGCGGCGAAAACATTGCCGTGCTGGAGGTCGAGTCCACGCTCCAGAAGCTGGATGGCGTCGAGGCCACCGCGGTTACGCCCGTACCGGACGATCTGCGCGGCGAGGAGGTTTTCGCCTTCGTTGTGAAGTCGCCAGGCACGGCAGCCGATGACCGGACTTTCGCGGAGGCGATCGTGCGCGGCGCTGCCGAAACACTCGCCTATCACAAAGTGCCGGCCTACGTGTCCTTCATCGATGCGCTGCCGTTGTCGCCGACCCGGAAGATCGCGCGCGGCGAAGTGAAGGTGCAGGCCGTCCATGCTCTGGAAGGCAATACGGCGTTCGACTTTCGCGACCTCAAGGCGCAATTGCGCAAGAAGCCGAAGGCGGCCGGCCCGGCCTGA
- a CDS encoding ATP-dependent acyl-CoA ligase has protein sequence MLVSGFLPARIAPLTTQLQKPPGKKNDRYNEIVEAFPPADRVFPTILTRQAERHRDRTLVIAGQTRWTYAETAAVAAASAQHLAEAGIVPGDRIAILASNRAEFLEVYLGCAWLGAIAVPINPASRGVQLEHIFRNSSPRLLVVEDIFRGNLDSMRDQSVLPSDFWTIDQNGISRDASSRAPSTAKSAPAPKPGDTVAILYTSGTTGPSKGVCCPQAQLFWWGIYSARHLGIREGDVLMTTLPIFHTNALNTFYQALLNGCTYVLEPKFSASGYWNTARQHRATVGYLLGAMATILLAQPETQDDTNHEMRVSLGGGVPGHLHEQFRRRFNVPLLDGYASTETNFVIATPVPADHPGSMGYLIDGAEAQIVDGNDTPLADGEAGELVLRPREPFSFATGYFNMPEKTVEAWRNLWFHSGDRVVREASGLYRFIDRMKDAIRRRGENVSSWEVETVLHAHPLIAACAVYPVPSELGEDEVAVAVQLKPDASLQALDVVKYCEGKMAYFAVPRYVRFISQMPLTENGKIKKVSLREAGITPDMWDREKSGYKLRR, from the coding sequence GTGCTAGTTTCCGGCTTCCTTCCTGCGAGGATCGCGCCGTTGACGACACAGCTACAGAAGCCGCCCGGTAAGAAGAACGACCGCTACAACGAGATCGTCGAGGCCTTCCCGCCCGCCGACCGCGTCTTCCCGACGATCCTCACGCGCCAGGCTGAACGCCACCGCGACCGGACGTTGGTGATCGCAGGCCAGACACGCTGGACCTATGCCGAGACGGCGGCGGTTGCTGCCGCGTCGGCACAGCATCTGGCCGAAGCCGGTATCGTCCCCGGCGACCGCATCGCGATCCTCGCGTCAAACCGCGCTGAATTTCTCGAGGTCTATCTCGGCTGCGCATGGCTCGGAGCGATTGCCGTGCCGATTAACCCCGCCTCGCGCGGCGTTCAGCTCGAGCATATTTTCCGTAACTCCTCACCCCGCCTTCTGGTCGTCGAGGACATCTTCCGCGGCAACCTCGATTCCATGCGTGACCAGAGTGTCCTGCCATCTGACTTCTGGACAATCGACCAGAATGGCATTTCGCGCGACGCGAGTTCGCGCGCACCCAGCACCGCCAAATCGGCGCCCGCGCCGAAGCCAGGCGACACGGTCGCCATCCTCTACACCTCAGGCACCACCGGGCCGTCCAAAGGCGTGTGCTGTCCGCAGGCGCAACTATTCTGGTGGGGAATCTATTCGGCGCGTCATCTTGGCATTCGCGAGGGCGACGTGCTGATGACCACACTGCCAATCTTTCACACCAACGCGCTCAATACGTTCTATCAGGCGCTCCTGAATGGCTGCACCTATGTCCTGGAGCCGAAGTTCTCAGCTTCGGGATACTGGAATACGGCCCGCCAACATCGTGCAACCGTCGGCTATCTCCTCGGCGCCATGGCGACCATACTGCTGGCCCAACCCGAAACGCAGGACGACACAAACCACGAGATGCGTGTCTCCCTGGGAGGCGGCGTTCCAGGTCATTTGCACGAGCAGTTCAGACGGCGCTTCAACGTACCGCTTCTCGACGGCTACGCATCGACCGAGACGAATTTCGTGATAGCGACGCCCGTTCCCGCCGATCATCCCGGCTCGATGGGATATCTGATCGACGGCGCCGAAGCGCAGATTGTCGATGGCAATGATACGCCGTTGGCCGACGGTGAAGCCGGGGAGCTGGTGCTGCGTCCACGCGAACCTTTCTCATTCGCGACCGGCTACTTCAACATGCCTGAAAAGACCGTCGAGGCGTGGCGCAATCTGTGGTTTCACTCCGGCGACAGAGTGGTTCGCGAAGCCAGCGGCCTGTACCGCTTCATAGACCGAATGAAGGACGCGATCAGACGCCGCGGCGAGAACGTGTCGTCATGGGAAGTGGAGACCGTGCTGCATGCGCACCCATTGATTGCGGCATGCGCCGTCTATCCTGTGCCGTCCGAACTGGGCGAGGACGAAGTCGCTGTCGCGGTTCAACTCAAGCCCGACGCGTCGCTCCAGGCACTCGACGTTGTGAAATACTGCGAAGGCAAGATGGCCTATTTCGCAGTGCCTCGCTATGTCCGCTTCATAAGCCAGATGCCACTGACCGAGAACGGCAAGATAAAAAAGGTGTCGCTGCGCGAGGCCGGCATTACGCCCGATATGTGGGATAGAGAAAAGTCGGGATACAAACTGCGGCGCTAA
- a CDS encoding acyl-CoA thioesterase — translation MLVFPRELRFGDCDPSGIAYFPSYLNILNGVVEDFWREIGFAWPKLIGELGIGTPTAHISCDFSRPSFFGEALTFKIAVRRVGNKSLHLEHGVFGLDGLRWKAAQVIVATSTENHKSVAWPDDIRLALERRVTAEPFELDPKEAMVRAGRA, via the coding sequence ATGCTTGTTTTCCCTCGAGAATTGAGATTTGGCGACTGCGACCCGTCAGGGATCGCTTATTTTCCTTCGTACCTCAACATCCTGAACGGTGTGGTCGAGGACTTCTGGCGCGAGATCGGCTTCGCGTGGCCCAAGCTTATCGGCGAACTGGGCATTGGAACGCCGACTGCACATATTAGCTGTGATTTTTCCCGGCCATCGTTTTTTGGCGAGGCCTTGACCTTCAAGATCGCCGTTCGGCGGGTCGGCAACAAATCCCTGCATCTCGAACATGGCGTCTTCGGCCTCGACGGGCTGAGATGGAAGGCGGCCCAGGTGATCGTGGCGACGTCGACGGAGAATCATAAGTCCGTCGCATGGCCGGACGATATTCGTCTGGCGCTTGAACGTCGTGTGACGGCCGAACCGTTTGAATTGGATCCAAAGGAAGCCATGGTGCGGGCGGGGCGGGCCTAG
- a CDS encoding NAD/NADP-dependent octopine/nopaline dehydrogenase family protein, producing MRIAILGGGNGSFAAAGDFALRGHEVRLWRRDKAAVADHIANGGTIIVKDITGAHNARLALVTDDIAKAVDGAELIFCPAPATSHDDIAAALAPCLKADQVVFLAPGTLGTLIFAHAAKSNSQAKNVCFAETGTLPWLARKHGPYEVAITTRATRLPVGVFPAKSEDHALAVIGQAFPGVIEACGDALSGALMNAGPIIHPPLILMNAGPLEHFDRWDIHNEGTQPSIRHVTDLLDRERIAVRQGLGYGAPHFPLADHYKEDGDEWMYGRRSHNQLTKSGDWREHIDLKTHRYMREDTLLGLSLLVSVARLAGVDTPLAQSFLTLGSAICDFNAAKEGRTLARLGLGAYDRAGLQNYLKTGVA from the coding sequence ATGCGCATTGCCATTCTTGGTGGCGGCAACGGTTCGTTTGCTGCGGCCGGCGACTTTGCTCTGCGAGGCCACGAGGTCCGGTTGTGGCGGCGCGACAAGGCTGCTGTTGCCGATCATATCGCCAACGGCGGAACTATCATCGTCAAGGATATAACCGGGGCGCACAATGCGCGTCTGGCGCTCGTCACGGACGACATAGCCAAGGCCGTGGACGGAGCGGAGTTGATCTTCTGCCCTGCTCCAGCGACATCGCACGATGATATCGCCGCCGCTCTCGCGCCATGCCTCAAGGCCGATCAGGTCGTCTTCCTGGCGCCGGGCACGCTCGGCACGCTGATTTTCGCGCATGCCGCGAAGTCGAACAGCCAAGCAAAGAACGTTTGCTTCGCCGAAACCGGAACCCTGCCCTGGCTGGCGCGCAAGCATGGCCCCTATGAAGTGGCGATCACGACACGCGCCACCCGCCTCCCGGTCGGCGTGTTCCCGGCCAAAAGTGAAGATCATGCGCTCGCCGTCATCGGCCAGGCATTTCCCGGCGTTATCGAGGCGTGCGGCGATGCCCTGTCGGGCGCTTTGATGAACGCCGGCCCGATCATCCATCCACCGCTCATCCTCATGAATGCCGGCCCGCTCGAGCATTTCGATCGTTGGGACATCCACAATGAAGGCACCCAGCCTTCGATCCGTCATGTCACCGACCTGCTCGACCGCGAACGCATCGCGGTCCGCCAGGGCCTCGGCTACGGCGCGCCGCATTTCCCGCTCGCCGACCATTACAAAGAGGACGGCGACGAGTGGATGTACGGACGGCGTTCGCACAACCAGTTGACCAAGTCCGGCGACTGGCGTGAGCACATCGACCTCAAGACTCACCGCTACATGCGCGAGGATACGCTGCTTGGTTTGTCGCTTCTGGTGTCGGTCGCGCGGCTTGCCGGCGTCGATACCCCGCTGGCGCAGAGCTTCCTGACGCTGGGCTCGGCAATCTGCGATTTCAACGCCGCCAAGGAAGGCAGAACGCTCGCGCGCCTGGGTCTCGGCGCCTACGATCGGGCCGGCTTGCAGAACTACCTCAAGACCGGGGTCGCTTGA
- a CDS encoding 3-hydroxybutyryl-CoA dehydrogenase, which produces MSETLPNLEKIACLGAGRMGRGIAVVFAYAGHEVAVCDLKARPEADFQRLADEVHAEIKDTLQILASLGLFDGTHIPAIIKRVRVVADADKAAALADSDVVFEGIPEVLEMKRELFAKVSPLVPPQTIIASTTSTILVDDLSGSVEHPERFLNAHWLNPAFLVPLVELSPGAKTLPAITKKLSDLLERIGKVPVTCAARPGYIVPRIQTLAMNEAARMVEEGVATAADIDKALKYGFGFRFSVLGVLEFIDWGGGDILYYASRYLVNALDNDRYAAPPIIEQNMKDGRTGLRAARGFLDYEGMDIDAYRKERLGGFAQRLKALGLARPPAP; this is translated from the coding sequence ATGAGCGAAACGTTGCCAAATCTCGAGAAAATCGCCTGCCTCGGTGCCGGACGCATGGGCCGCGGCATCGCCGTCGTGTTCGCTTATGCCGGTCATGAAGTCGCCGTTTGCGATCTGAAAGCAAGACCGGAAGCGGACTTTCAGCGTCTCGCCGACGAGGTCCACGCCGAAATCAAGGATACGCTCCAGATCCTCGCCTCGCTGGGCCTGTTCGACGGTACGCATATCCCGGCGATCATCAAGCGGGTTCGTGTCGTTGCCGACGCGGACAAGGCCGCCGCGCTGGCGGATAGCGACGTCGTATTCGAGGGCATTCCCGAAGTCCTCGAGATGAAGCGCGAGCTCTTTGCCAAAGTGTCGCCACTTGTTCCACCGCAGACCATTATCGCGTCGACCACGTCGACCATTCTGGTCGATGATCTGTCAGGCTCGGTTGAGCATCCGGAGCGCTTCCTCAATGCGCATTGGCTCAACCCGGCGTTCCTGGTTCCGCTGGTCGAACTGTCGCCGGGAGCAAAGACGCTGCCGGCCATTACAAAAAAGCTGAGCGATCTTCTCGAGCGCATTGGCAAGGTTCCGGTGACTTGCGCCGCGCGCCCTGGTTATATCGTGCCGCGCATCCAGACGCTGGCGATGAACGAGGCCGCGCGCATGGTCGAAGAAGGCGTCGCCACCGCCGCCGACATCGACAAGGCGTTGAAATATGGCTTCGGCTTCCGGTTCTCGGTTCTGGGCGTTCTGGAGTTCATCGACTGGGGCGGTGGCGACATTCTCTATTATGCCAGCCGCTATCTGGTGAACGCGCTCGACAACGACCGCTATGCGGCCCCGCCGATCATCGAACAGAACATGAAAGACGGCCGAACCGGCCTTCGCGCCGCGCGTGGCTTTCTCGACTATGAGGGAATGGATATCGATGCCTACCGCAAGGAACGGCTCGGCGGCTTCGCGCAACGCTTGAAGGCACTGGGTCTGGCGCGCCCCCCGGCGCCGTAG
- a CDS encoding MarR family winged helix-turn-helix transcriptional regulator yields MSESRPLARAGASVVDRESASPQDEKLELRVWLRFLSVFKIVEGKLRTRLRSNFDISTPRFDVLAILHGHSGAMTMGELSSGLMVTTGNVTGIVDMLIDEGLVSKSPNPVDRRSHLIEITPAGRRLFARIAPALAKWFEDAMSEMTAAEIKELQRLLGKFKASANKWQ; encoded by the coding sequence ATGAGCGAATCCAGGCCGTTGGCGCGTGCCGGAGCATCAGTCGTCGACCGCGAAAGCGCTTCGCCGCAGGATGAAAAGCTCGAATTACGCGTGTGGCTCCGCTTTCTGTCGGTCTTCAAGATTGTGGAAGGCAAGCTGCGAACCCGTTTGCGATCCAATTTCGATATCTCCACGCCGCGTTTTGACGTTCTGGCGATCTTGCACGGTCACAGCGGCGCCATGACCATGGGTGAGCTGTCGTCCGGCCTGATGGTCACAACGGGCAACGTGACCGGCATTGTCGATATGCTGATCGACGAGGGCCTCGTCAGCAAATCGCCAAATCCGGTAGACCGGCGGAGTCATTTGATCGAGATCACGCCGGCAGGCCGCCGATTGTTCGCGCGCATTGCGCCGGCCCTCGCGAAGTGGTTTGAGGATGCGATGTCGGAGATGACTGCGGCGGAGATCAAGGAGCTTCAAAGGCTCCTTGGCAAATTCAAGGCTTCAGCCAACAAGTGGCAATGA